A section of the Spirosoma pollinicola genome encodes:
- a CDS encoding DUF6807 domain-containing protein — protein MRYILFSCLLAGSILTSRAQSNQIQLTHNEAQKKVTVMVDGKPFTAYIYPGPTVLKKPVLYPILTAGGNFITRGWPLDPRPGERIDHPHHVGMWFNYGDVNGHDFWNNSIEIGPEHKGPFGTIVHTGVKSMKSGKGQAELVVTADWLDKDSKPMLQETTTYIFGAGADKRIIDRVTTLKALDKEVVFKDNKEGMIALRLARQLEHPSTKPEVFTDAQGVATKVPTLDNAGITGLYHTSEGVEGDAVWGTRAPWTKLTGTVGNEAVSIVLMDNPKNVGYPTYWHARGYGLFAANPLAPSVFSNGKAAAMNYTLPSGQSVTFRYRLLIQSGSLSDVALKQFVR, from the coding sequence ATGCGCTATATTCTCTTTTCCTGTTTATTGGCGGGCTCAATCCTAACCAGCCGGGCTCAGTCGAACCAGATTCAGCTTACGCATAACGAAGCCCAAAAGAAGGTTACAGTTATGGTAGACGGAAAACCCTTTACGGCCTACATCTATCCAGGCCCAACGGTGCTGAAAAAACCGGTTCTGTATCCGATTCTGACCGCAGGGGGGAATTTTATAACGCGTGGCTGGCCACTTGACCCTCGTCCGGGCGAGCGCATCGACCACCCGCACCATGTGGGTATGTGGTTTAATTACGGCGATGTAAACGGACATGATTTCTGGAATAATTCCATCGAAATCGGGCCGGAACACAAGGGACCATTTGGGACGATTGTTCACACGGGAGTAAAGTCCATGAAAAGCGGCAAAGGACAAGCCGAACTGGTCGTTACCGCCGACTGGCTCGATAAAGATAGTAAGCCTATGCTCCAGGAAACAACGACCTATATCTTTGGCGCAGGTGCCGATAAACGTATTATTGACCGGGTCACAACCCTGAAAGCGCTTGACAAAGAGGTCGTTTTTAAAGACAATAAAGAAGGGATGATCGCTTTGCGCCTGGCCCGTCAGCTCGAACACCCATCAACGAAGCCCGAGGTTTTTACCGATGCGCAGGGCGTGGCAACGAAAGTGCCTACGCTGGATAATGCCGGTATAACCGGACTTTACCACACCAGCGAGGGCGTGGAAGGCGATGCTGTTTGGGGTACTCGCGCTCCCTGGACCAAACTAACCGGCACTGTCGGGAATGAAGCTGTATCGATAGTGTTGATGGACAATCCGAAAAACGTTGGCTACCCAACCTATTGGCACGCAAGGGGTTATGGTCTGTTTGCGGCCAATCCACTGGCACCATCTGTATTCAGCAATGGCAAAGCAGCCGCTATGAACTACACGTTACCGTCTGGTCAATCTGTTACGTTTCGTTACCGTTTACTGATTCAATCGGGAAGTTTGTCAGATGTAGCCTTGAAACAGTTTGTTAGGTAA